Genomic segment of Synchiropus splendidus isolate RoL2022-P1 chromosome 4, RoL_Sspl_1.0, whole genome shotgun sequence:
AGCACGACTCCTGTCCACAGAGAGGTGACGTAGACACACAGCCTTTGTGCAACAACAAACTTAGTGTGTATAACTGCTCCAGCAGGATGGTCGTCGAGCAGATGTGAAGACGAGGTCCAGCGTCCCTCCGACCAAATCCAGCCCCCAGAGCCCAGGTCAGAGTCCAGTCCCGACCTCCATCAAGGACCCACCAGAACCACAGGTGCCTGCCAAGCCTCTCTGGAAGCCTATCCCCCCATTGCTTCCAGAACCAGAAGCCCAGCAGAGGCCTGAGACCCATGAGCAGAGCTGTCAGACGGAGGAGCTGCAGCACGGGGCGCTGCACTTGGGTCAGTtggaaaaatacaaacatgtaggtgatgttgatgatggctgTGATTGTCTGAATAGGTGCGGCAAGGGGGTGTGTGGAGCCCGGGGACCCTCccctcctccagcagcctctACAGACCTCCAAGTCAGGCATCCAGCAGATCATCGAGTGTTTCCGCTCAGGTGTGTGCCTCTTCTAGGCTGTGGTGTGCTGGGCCTTACTcagtgtccgtgtgtgtgcagGAACAAGTCAACTGAAGACGATGCTGCTGCGTGAAGTGGAGACAATCTTTGAGTGTAAATTCTGCCGCAGTCTCTTCCGAGGTTTGCCAAACCTGATCACACACAAGGAGTACTATTGCCTGTCCCGCTCTCACGAGGCTGacggtgagacacacacacacaagcatcaaGTTTTTACATGCACTTTGACTCTCGTTTTCTGGTTCTGGTCCAGTAGGTGATGACAGGCAGAACTTGGCCATCAAGGACTTGCTGGAGGCCATCTACCCCAGAGCCGACCGCCCGGACAACATAGTCCGACTTGAGCCCATCCAGACTACGACCAAGGCCGTGTTCCAGTACCTCACCACAGACGAGGACTTGGCCCGGTACCGGTCTCGTACGCCCAGGTGAGTCTGCTAACTCTGCTCTGGCAGGAGCCAGTCATttgactctttttcttttctttgttctcAGTTCTCGAGAGAGTCCAGTCGCCTGGGAGCCAGAACCAGTGGATGGAGCAGAGAACGAGCGGTGCAGCCAGGCAGCAGGTTCGGAGAGCCCATCTCAGAACAGGAAGAAGCGCGACACTGAGGAGGAAGCCAAGGGGTCTCAGCCGGAAGACGAAGGCTCCACCAGCGGGGTGAGTGTCCGTGACACTGTCGGCCACTGGACCTGTGGCTGCATGACTACGGCTAGAATCTTAGTCTTGATTAAGTTCATCTGGACTGTCCTCACAATTATTACCAACCATCTTCCATGATGCTGGGGGAAGCGTccgttttttttattgcttaaaAATAGTGTCTATAACTTTTGATTAGGAACAAACCGAAATGAAAATTCTTGGCCGGAACCGAAACGCAGAACAATCTATTATGCCAATATTAGTGTGACTATGTGTTAACTCGCAAAAATCAATGCAATGCAATCACATACAGTAGTATTCATGCTTCAAATAATAAATCCATATCAAATTATGAAATTATTCATGTCGCAGGGACATtgcaacttcttcttctttctctttcggcttctccgttcaggggtggccacagtggatcatcctcctccatctcaacctgtcctctgcttcttcttctctcaaacctacaaccctcatgtcctccttcaccacctccatcaatctcctctttggccttcctctccaccttctgcctggcagttccaacctcaacatcttcctaccaatgtactgactctctcctctgtacatgtccaaaccatctcaatctagcctctctgactttgtctcctaaacacctgacatgtgctgtccctctgatctactgcttcctgatgcTATCCATCCtgttcactcccagagagaagctcagcatcatcatctctgctacctccagctctgcctcctgtctttccctcagtgccactgtttccaaaccatacaacgttgctggcctcaccaccatTTTGTACGCcttcctttcatccttgccgacacccttttgtcacacctgacactttcctccaatgattccatcctgcacccgcttcttcacctctttctcacaccctccatcaccctggacagttgagcctcagtacttcaaatccaccaccttctttatctctgcatcctgtaactttaCCTGTCcgcttggctccctctcattcattGCAACAATGTGCAATATACAATTAAATGAAACGctcaatgttttgttgtcaatTCTTAACCCATCCATGAATAATGGATTCGAACTGTTGGCCAAAGAGTAAAATTAAACATGCTGTGTCTTGTTAAAAAAtcacatgcatttttattttttttatagattaacaacaacaaagttcTTTCATTCAAGTTCATTCTGTGAACTTTAGAGACAGCAGACCATGAAGGTGCGCAGCACAAGTAATTTTTCCATGTCCAAATATGATCTTTATATCGCGGATCAAGTAGTCATGATGACCTTCATCAGACCCAAATAGACCTCAGTGAAACAAGTGTTGACAGACTCTAAAAAGAGCGTTCTTGTCATTGCTTTGGTCCACTGCAGGGAACAGGAACAGCAGCTGCTACAGACTCATTGGAGGAGCGTGACTCTGTAGTTAGCGCCTCAAAGGGGGCAAGAAGAGAGATAGTGTTCTCATTAAGACCCACTGTTGTGACGTGACTGTCTTGGGAGCTCGCTATTAACGTTGTTTGCAGCCAAGGCGTTGGCATGtaataaacacaacaaagagaaaaactATGCAGATGCACTTGCTCTAGTCGTTTCAGCTTTACACATCTTTACACATTGGTTTCTCAGAAATATCTCCACGCTGCAGACATGTTGGCCAGATGATCCAGCAGAGTTCATTTCTCCTCCACAgcacatttttgtattaaaaaaacattctctTACATCAGAGAAACCTGAGAAACCACTGAGAAATGTACGCTCATTCAGATCAGCCACATGAGTGTAGATGTAATTGCGCCGTCTCCAGATTTGGTCATAATAATGATGAATAATTTGTTCGCTGCCAAAATCATGATCAccaaaaaaattgaattaattTTGCAATACTAACTGGACCTATTGATGACCTTCATTGGTTCTGTCTCAAACCGTTCCAGGTGGAGGATGTCACCATCTCCTGCTGCCTGTGTGGTCAGGACTTCAACTCACGGCGAAGCATCCGGCGTCACTGCCGCAAGATGCACCAGACCAAACTGGAGGAACTTCGCAAATTCACTGAGACCCGGACGGTTCCCACTAGTCTGCTGTCCATGGTCAAAGGCCCGAACCGGGACCGCGTCAAACTTGCCATCGACTTTGGTAATcgttgaaatatttgttttcttttcgaGTAACATGCACTTGGTCTCTGATGCCTCATGCCTCTGCAGGTACCACACGCACTCTCACTGTGCCAACGGGAAAGTCCTGCCAGGTTTGCTTCAAAACATTTGCCACCAAAGCCAATGTTCGGCGTCATTTTGATGAGGTGCACCGGGGTCTGCGGCGAGACGTGATGGCCCCCAGTACCTCCTCACGACCCTCCACTGCCGAGGCCATGAGCCCCAAGAAGTGCAACAACTCATCTCCGACCAGAGGCAGCAACTCCAAGTCAGCACCACCTGTCAGCACCAAGTCCTCCTCTCAGAACAAACCTGCAGCGCCACAGTCCAACACAGCTAGTCGCTGCTCACTCTGCAAGAGGAACTACAGCTCGCAGGTCAGAACCACCATGCTGCTTTTCACTGACGCTGAGAAAACACACTGACTCGAGTTTATTCTAATTCTGCCGTGTTTCCTTGCAGCTCATGTACAAGCGTCACCTGCGCATCGTTCACAAAATCTACAGCCTCAAGAATAAGAAGTCCGCCATGGTGGCAGCGAGCAACAGCATCcaggtgaaacaggaagtggcagaaGCATCGGATCAAGAGGACGTCGATGACATGGACACCAGTCCGTCACCGGGCGACAGCGTTAAAAGTAGCAGGGCTGTTCAGACGCAGATTGTTCCCCacaaggtgaaggaggaggaagtgccAGCTGCCGCGTCACAGGCACGGACGGAAAACTCGGGCGGAGGGAACTTAGTGGCGAAAATGAGCAAGCTGTCTGTGGGCTTTGACTTCAAGCAGCTTTTCTGTAAACTGTGCAAGCGGCAGTTCAGCTCACAGCAGAATCTGTCCAAACACATTGAGCTCCACACAGACGGCAATGACATCTTCATCAAGTTCTACCGCTGCCCACTGTGCCGCTACGAGTCTCGCCGCAAGCGTGACGTCCTGCGTCATGTGACCGTCGTCCATAAGAAGTCGTCTCGGTATTTGGCCAAGATCATGCCCAAGCTTGAAAGCCGGGCCGTAAAGCGCCAGGCTGAGGCGGTTCTCAACAGCACCCCAAACACCAAGAAGACTGGCTGCAGCATTAAGGGAGAGGTGAACGGGCGCCACGCCTCCACAACGCTGACTTCGCCTCCCTCGCCGCCACTCACCCGCAAACAGGAGACGTCCACTGCCtctgaatcgaccttgtctcctCTTCTGTCCGCCACCCGAAAGCAACAGGAAGTTTCTAGCAAGCAGGAGCGGCAGCAGCGGCCCACCAGCCCGCCAATCACCCGCCGCAGCGACAAACTCATGCATCAGCGAAACTCCTTCCCTTCACAGAGCGCCAACCAACAGCCGTCCACACGGCGAGTTGAAGGCTCGCCGGAGAGCGTCAAGGAGACCATGTCCACTGAAGTCAAAGTCACCAAGAACTTCTCTCTGCATGCCTGCGACCAGTGCGGGAAAGCGTTTGCCAAAAAGGTAATAGTGTTATTTGAATGCAACCATGAATCCGTTGCCTGGGTGATCTGTCTGGCCCACCCAACAACTTTGACATGAGTCTGTTTTGTCAGGTGTATCTCGAGTCTCACAAGCGGAGCCACCGTAACGCAGAGGAGACGGATACAGCCAGCCGGCGCAAAGGCGTCAACACCCGCTCCAAGTCCCTCATCTGGTGATACGTGTACGTGTGTGACTTTGACTGCAGCCTTGATAGAAGCTAACGTAGCTGAAGTAGTTGCTCACAATCTTTTCGTTAAGTTTCTGAACATGGCAACACTGGTACGTGAAGGTGTCATAATCAAAATGAAACTTGGTGACGTACTATCAGGCAGTGCTAATGTCACATCAATGCCCAGCTGGCAAGTTTGAGAGTCGTAGCATGGTAGGGGAAGGTGCCGTCTTCCTCGCCCTCCGACAGGCTGGAGTGGCTCTCCTCCCATTGGCTATTGCACTTGGTCACTGTCACTGTCATTGTGGTTGACATCGTGCAAGGGTCATTTATCTGCTTAAACTTACTGTAAGGTAACATCAGGAaatagttctgttttttttcttcttcatgatagTTCCAGCATTGCTCAAAAGATTGTGGGATGAATTTGAATTAATATGAAGTTTTAAGTGATAGCAGTTATAGTGAGCTGTCACCGCTAAACTAGCCGATAAAACGGTAAGGTGATGGGGAATCCTCCGGTTTAAATTGAATGCTAATATTCATGTTCTGGTGGCTGCAGGGTGCCAGACACTGGGGGATGAAGCACAGTGATAAAATGAAGGACTTCAACCCGCAACCCTCCTGCTGCTCAAGAACCAAATAGTCTTCTGACAACAAACATCAGACGATGGTGTCATTGACAGCGTCATGTGGAGCTGACGCTCATGAACAAGATTTGCTTTTCCTGTTTCATTTTACAAGGCTGAAATGAACTTGAACCTCGGCGTtactctgctgctgtttttaatTTTCTCGTTCTCTTAAAGGTTTCTAATTTTGTCGTTTCCTTTAACAGCCAGCAGGGTGACAGCAGTTCCGTTTGCTAGATATAATTC
This window contains:
- the LOC128757048 gene encoding zinc finger protein 800-like isoform X1, with the translated sequence MFCHLSVSDGTTSVGPKFRSVSSRDKSVESAQPRGRGGSERLGSEVEVHLCAAAGGAQRIWCTKTAELVPAAARHRGSHTSAVSVRSSPTKPAHVQRGGGEAAPVRMVKTPRSTGRKSTTPVHREQDGRRADVKTRSSVPPTKSSPQSPGQSPVPTSIKDPPEPQVPAKPLWKPIPPLLPEPEAQQRPETHEQSCQTEELQHGALHLGAARGCVEPGDPPLLQQPLQTSKSGIQQIIECFRSGTSQLKTMLLREVETIFECKFCRSLFRGLPNLITHKEYYCLSRSHEADVGDDRQNLAIKDLLEAIYPRADRPDNIVRLEPIQTTTKAVFQYLTTDEDLARYRSRTPSSRESPVAWEPEPVDGAENERCSQAAGSESPSQNRKKRDTEEEAKGSQPEDEGSTSGVEDVTISCCLCGQDFNSRRSIRRHCRKMHQTKLEELRKFTETRTVPTSLLSMVKGPNRDRVKLAIDFGTTRTLTVPTGKSCQVCFKTFATKANVRRHFDEVHRGLRRDVMAPSTSSRPSTAEAMSPKKCNNSSPTRGSNSKSAPPVSTKSSSQNKPAAPQSNTASRCSLCKRNYSSQLMYKRHLRIVHKIYSLKNKKSAMVAASNSIQVKQEVAEASDQEDVDDMDTSPSPGDSVKSSRAVQTQIVPHKVKEEEVPAAASQARTENSGGGNLVAKMSKLSVGFDFKQLFCKLCKRQFSSQQNLSKHIELHTDGNDIFIKFYRCPLCRYESRRKRDVLRHVTVVHKKSSRYLAKIMPKLESRAVKRQAEAVLNSTPNTKKTGCSIKGEVNGRHASTTLTSPPSPPLTRKQETSTASESTLSPLLSATRKQQEVSSKQERQQRPTSPPITRRSDKLMHQRNSFPSQSANQQPSTRRVEGSPESVKETMSTEVKVTKNFSLHACDQCGKAFAKKVYLESHKRSHRNAEETDTASRRKGVNTRSKSLIW
- the LOC128757048 gene encoding zinc finger protein 800-like isoform X3 — protein: MFCHLSVSDGTTSVGPKFRSVSSRDKSVESAQPRGRGGSERLGSEVEVHLCAAAGGAQRIWCTKTAELVPAAARHRGSHTSAVSVRSSPTKPAHVQRGGGEAAPVRMVKTPRSTGRKSTTPVHREDGRRADVKTRSSVPPTKSSPQSPGQSPVPTSIKDPPEPQVPAKPLWKPIPPLLPEPEAQQRPETHEQSCQTEELQHGALHLGAARGCVEPGDPPLLQQPLQTSKSGIQQIIECFRSGTSQLKTMLLREVETIFECKFCRSLFRGLPNLITHKEYYCLSRSHEADVGDDRQNLAIKDLLEAIYPRADRPDNIVRLEPIQTTTKAVFQYLTTDEDLARYRSRTPSSRESPVAWEPEPVDGAENERCSQAAGSESPSQNRKKRDTEEEAKGSQPEDEGSTSGVEDVTISCCLCGQDFNSRRSIRRHCRKMHQTKLEELRKFTETRTVPTSLLSMVKGPNRDRVKLAIDFGTTRTLTVPTGKSCQVCFKTFATKANVRRHFDEVHRGLRRDVMAPSTSSRPSTAEAMSPKKCNNSSPTRGSNSKSAPPVSTKSSSQNKPAAPQSNTASRCSLCKRNYSSQLMYKRHLRIVHKIYSLKNKKSAMVAASNSIQVKQEVAEASDQEDVDDMDTSPSPGDSVKSSRAVQTQIVPHKVKEEEVPAAASQARTENSGGGNLVAKMSKLSVGFDFKQLFCKLCKRQFSSQQNLSKHIELHTDGNDIFIKFYRCPLCRYESRRKRDVLRHVTVVHKKSSRYLAKIMPKLESRAVKRQAEAVLNSTPNTKKTGCSIKGEVNGRHASTTLTSPPSPPLTRKQETSTASESTLSPLLSATRKQQEVSSKQERQQRPTSPPITRRSDKLMHQRNSFPSQSANQQPSTRRVEGSPESVKETMSTEVKVTKNFSLHACDQCGKAFAKKVYLESHKRSHRNAEETDTASRRKGVNTRSKSLIW
- the LOC128757048 gene encoding zinc finger protein 800-like isoform X2; this encodes MFCHLSVSDGTTSVGPKFRSVSSRDKSVESAQPRGRGGSERLGSEVEVHLCAAAGGAQRIWCTKTAELVPAAARHRGSHTSAVSVRSSPTKPAHVQRGGGEAAPVRMVKTPRSTGRKSTTPVHREQDGRRADVKTRSSVPPTKSSPQSPGQSPVPTSIKDPPEPQVPAKPLWKPIPPLLPEPEAQQRPETHEQSCQTEELQHGALHLGAARGCVEPGDPPLLQQPLQTSKSGIQQIIECFRSGTSQLKTMLLREVETIFECKFCRSLFRGLPNLITHKEYYCLSRSHEADGDDRQNLAIKDLLEAIYPRADRPDNIVRLEPIQTTTKAVFQYLTTDEDLARYRSRTPSSRESPVAWEPEPVDGAENERCSQAAGSESPSQNRKKRDTEEEAKGSQPEDEGSTSGVEDVTISCCLCGQDFNSRRSIRRHCRKMHQTKLEELRKFTETRTVPTSLLSMVKGPNRDRVKLAIDFGTTRTLTVPTGKSCQVCFKTFATKANVRRHFDEVHRGLRRDVMAPSTSSRPSTAEAMSPKKCNNSSPTRGSNSKSAPPVSTKSSSQNKPAAPQSNTASRCSLCKRNYSSQLMYKRHLRIVHKIYSLKNKKSAMVAASNSIQVKQEVAEASDQEDVDDMDTSPSPGDSVKSSRAVQTQIVPHKVKEEEVPAAASQARTENSGGGNLVAKMSKLSVGFDFKQLFCKLCKRQFSSQQNLSKHIELHTDGNDIFIKFYRCPLCRYESRRKRDVLRHVTVVHKKSSRYLAKIMPKLESRAVKRQAEAVLNSTPNTKKTGCSIKGEVNGRHASTTLTSPPSPPLTRKQETSTASESTLSPLLSATRKQQEVSSKQERQQRPTSPPITRRSDKLMHQRNSFPSQSANQQPSTRRVEGSPESVKETMSTEVKVTKNFSLHACDQCGKAFAKKVYLESHKRSHRNAEETDTASRRKGVNTRSKSLIW
- the LOC128757048 gene encoding zinc finger protein 800-like isoform X4 codes for the protein MVKTPRSTGRKSTTPVHREQDGRRADVKTRSSVPPTKSSPQSPGQSPVPTSIKDPPEPQVPAKPLWKPIPPLLPEPEAQQRPETHEQSCQTEELQHGALHLGAARGCVEPGDPPLLQQPLQTSKSGIQQIIECFRSGTSQLKTMLLREVETIFECKFCRSLFRGLPNLITHKEYYCLSRSHEADVGDDRQNLAIKDLLEAIYPRADRPDNIVRLEPIQTTTKAVFQYLTTDEDLARYRSRTPSSRESPVAWEPEPVDGAENERCSQAAGSESPSQNRKKRDTEEEAKGSQPEDEGSTSGVEDVTISCCLCGQDFNSRRSIRRHCRKMHQTKLEELRKFTETRTVPTSLLSMVKGPNRDRVKLAIDFGTTRTLTVPTGKSCQVCFKTFATKANVRRHFDEVHRGLRRDVMAPSTSSRPSTAEAMSPKKCNNSSPTRGSNSKSAPPVSTKSSSQNKPAAPQSNTASRCSLCKRNYSSQLMYKRHLRIVHKIYSLKNKKSAMVAASNSIQVKQEVAEASDQEDVDDMDTSPSPGDSVKSSRAVQTQIVPHKVKEEEVPAAASQARTENSGGGNLVAKMSKLSVGFDFKQLFCKLCKRQFSSQQNLSKHIELHTDGNDIFIKFYRCPLCRYESRRKRDVLRHVTVVHKKSSRYLAKIMPKLESRAVKRQAEAVLNSTPNTKKTGCSIKGEVNGRHASTTLTSPPSPPLTRKQETSTASESTLSPLLSATRKQQEVSSKQERQQRPTSPPITRRSDKLMHQRNSFPSQSANQQPSTRRVEGSPESVKETMSTEVKVTKNFSLHACDQCGKAFAKKVYLESHKRSHRNAEETDTASRRKGVNTRSKSLIW
- the LOC128757048 gene encoding zinc finger protein 800-like isoform X5 is translated as MVKTPRSTGRKSTTPVHREDGRRADVKTRSSVPPTKSSPQSPGQSPVPTSIKDPPEPQVPAKPLWKPIPPLLPEPEAQQRPETHEQSCQTEELQHGALHLGAARGCVEPGDPPLLQQPLQTSKSGIQQIIECFRSGTSQLKTMLLREVETIFECKFCRSLFRGLPNLITHKEYYCLSRSHEADVGDDRQNLAIKDLLEAIYPRADRPDNIVRLEPIQTTTKAVFQYLTTDEDLARYRSRTPSSRESPVAWEPEPVDGAENERCSQAAGSESPSQNRKKRDTEEEAKGSQPEDEGSTSGVEDVTISCCLCGQDFNSRRSIRRHCRKMHQTKLEELRKFTETRTVPTSLLSMVKGPNRDRVKLAIDFGTTRTLTVPTGKSCQVCFKTFATKANVRRHFDEVHRGLRRDVMAPSTSSRPSTAEAMSPKKCNNSSPTRGSNSKSAPPVSTKSSSQNKPAAPQSNTASRCSLCKRNYSSQLMYKRHLRIVHKIYSLKNKKSAMVAASNSIQVKQEVAEASDQEDVDDMDTSPSPGDSVKSSRAVQTQIVPHKVKEEEVPAAASQARTENSGGGNLVAKMSKLSVGFDFKQLFCKLCKRQFSSQQNLSKHIELHTDGNDIFIKFYRCPLCRYESRRKRDVLRHVTVVHKKSSRYLAKIMPKLESRAVKRQAEAVLNSTPNTKKTGCSIKGEVNGRHASTTLTSPPSPPLTRKQETSTASESTLSPLLSATRKQQEVSSKQERQQRPTSPPITRRSDKLMHQRNSFPSQSANQQPSTRRVEGSPESVKETMSTEVKVTKNFSLHACDQCGKAFAKKVYLESHKRSHRNAEETDTASRRKGVNTRSKSLIW